From Haemorhous mexicanus isolate bHaeMex1 chromosome 2, bHaeMex1.pri, whole genome shotgun sequence, the proteins below share one genomic window:
- the LOC132323292 gene encoding C-type lectin domain family 4 member E-like, with product MMNGQGRVSPGSAAPVEGRSCSWLNIWIFLIFALAIKAAIVTICLVALLDGSSGHYKIVLQNSTEWYCVPSSSAEKVDGWTCCPKGWRRFQGSCYFLSTDTMSWAESAENCTGMGSQLAVITSRAEQEFLFNLTKEKATSIYETKYYIGLAAYKNGKWQWVDQTPYENTVTFWKPGEPNLLFAEKCAAIHVKGNTDPNTYSNWNNVLCIASCYRICEQAVKLL from the exons ATGATGAATGGCCAAGGGAGAGTCAGTCCTGGAAGTGCAG CCCCAGTAGAAGGGAGAAGTTGCTCCTGGCTGAACATCTGGATCTTCCTTATTTTTGCCCTTGCAATCAAAGCTGCCATTGTGACCATCTGCCTTG tGGCTTTACTTGATGGAAGCTCTGGCCATTACAAGATTGTCCTCCAGAACTCTACAGAGTGGTactgtgtccccagcagttCTGCAGAGAAAG tggATGGCTGGACGTGCTGCCCAAAGGGCTGGAGAAGGTTTCAAGGAAGCTGCTATTTCCTGTCCACTGACACAATGTCTTGGGCTGAGAGTGCAGAGAACTGCACTGGGATGGGCTCCCAGCTGGCGGTGAtcaccagcagggcagagcag gagttCCTCTTCAACttgacaaaagaaaaagctacTAGCATCTATGAAACAAAATACTACATAGGCTTAGCTGCTTACAAAAATGGGAAGTGGCAGTGGGTGGATCAGACTCCATATGAGAATACAGTCAC GTTCTGGAAGCCTGGGGAACCCAATCTGCTCTTTGCAGAAAAATGTGCTGCAATTCATGTCAAGGGAAACACAGACCCCAACACTTACAGTAACTGGAATAATGTCCTTTGCATTGCAAGTTGCTATCGAATTTGTGAACAGGCAGTCAAACTTCTCTGA
- the LOC132323293 gene encoding C-type lectin domain family 6 member A-like: MCCGYTQDMSFSAHQIRACEGPSPVWEVPCGGGRLFVATLVTGTLGEKSDPPVEMMNGQGRVSPGSAAPAEERGCTWLNIWVFLIFALAIKAAFVTLCLLFMLHPGFSSSSLLPFCHSSEQPSALQQHFSQWECDSAGPQGTDRGWTCCPKGWRRFQGSCYFLSTDKMNCAESAENCTGMGSHLVVITSRAEQEFLFKQQNQDVKRENLYIGLFEKGDQWQWVDKTPYSVTAAFWRKGEPSNNYGENCTVMHLPEGALKNWNDVIPTTKQHRICEAAAVIV; the protein is encoded by the exons ATGTGCTGTGGGTACACCCAGGATATGTCTTTTTCAGCACATCAGATTAGAGCCTGTGAAGGCCCCTCACCAGTGTGGGAGGTGCCCTGTGGAGGAGGAAGGCTCTTTGTGGCCACACTGGTAACGGGGACCCTTGGAGAGAAGAGTGATCCTCCTGTAGAGATGATGAATGGCCAAGGGAGAGTCAGTCCTGGAAGTGCAG CCCCAGCAGAAGAGAGAGGCTGCACCTGGCTGAACATCTGGGTCTTCCTTATTTTTGCCCTTGCAATCAAAGCAGCCTTTGTGACCTTGTGCCTCTTGTTTATGCTGCACCCTggtttcagcagctccagct TGCTTCCCTTCTGCCACAGCAGTGagcagccctcagccctgcagcagcacttctcGCAGTGGGAGTGTGACTCAGCGGGGCCACAAGGCACAG ACCGAGGCTGGACATGCTGCCCAAAGGGCTGGAGAAGGTTTCAAGGAAGCTGCTATTTCCTGTCCACTGATAAGATGAACTGTGCTGAGAGTGCAGAGAACTGCACTGGGATGGGCTCCCATCTGGTGGTGAtcaccagcagggcagagcag GAATTCCTCTTCAAGCAGCAAAATCAAGATGTGAAAAGAGAGAATTTATACATTGGTCTGTTTGAGAAGGGGGATCAGTGGCAGTGGGTGGACAAGACTCCATACAGTGTGACAGCAGC GTTCTGGCGAAAAGGAGAACCAAGTAATAACTATGGTGAGAACTGTACTGTAATGCATTTGCCTGAAGGGGCCCTCAAGAACTGGAATGATGTCATACCAACTACGAAGCAACATCGAATTTGTGAAGCTGCAGCAGTAATTGTGTGA